In the Triticum aestivum cultivar Chinese Spring chromosome 2B, IWGSC CS RefSeq v2.1, whole genome shotgun sequence genome, CAAAGTTTAGGTGAACACTTAATTGTACCTAGTGTACTGTAAGGTACATACCCGGTAGTTGCTTGGTCGATCGGTATCAGTAACGTACTGTGAAGCCTGTGCGCCTGTACCTATGTACCATGccctctgtaaacaaatgtaaGATGTTTTGGTTAAACTGTCAAAACGTCTTATACTGTATTTGTTTACAGCGGGAGTAGTATGTTACGGAAAAATGTCAGTCAGACAATAACAATCTCCAGATAAGTTTTCTTACCTTGCAAGTAATTTTTAGTTGTGTCATGAGAAAAAACAAAATAAGGCGAAATATTTCGAAAACTCAAAAcggtgcccgggctcatctgctccctctcagcaaaaaattcaaaaaaaatactacaaaaattcaaaaaattccaatttttttttgtgcTGGTAGATAATTTAatgcgtgaggtgcgccccaaaattcaacttatttggacatctgagtagctctcggcaaaaaagacaaatcggtgtcaaaacagtgcgtgaacagtaaacatttttacagaccctgattttgtcttttttgccgagagctgctcagatgctcaaatgagttgaattttggggcgcacctcacgcgtcaaattatctaccaccaagaaaaaatttggaattttttgaatttttctagtatttttttgaatttttttctaagcgtgggtgcagctgagcccgggtgcagattagccgcactCGAAATATTTTAAACTGGCGGTAGAGGAAAAAGAGAGCTGAAATGGTGATGTAccccctccgttcacaaatataagatgctctgatttttttttctgaattgGATGTAATAGCCACGTTTTAGTGTATTTGTTCATTTATTCCAGTCTATATGTAgtgtattgaaatatctaaaacatcttatatttgtgaacggagggactATTCAACTGAAGCTACAGATCATATTCATCAGCACTAAAACGAACCAACGCATAAATAAATAGTACTGTACTACATAAACACGCTAAATACTAGTACTATGAAATTACAAAGCTGTACTAGCATTGGGTGTTGTAGAATCGCATTGACATGCCGGATCTCCCCCTAACCTTTTCCATGCGAATTGTAAATGTTATCTACAGACATTTACAAAACATGAGCACAACCCTACACTTCCAATCAGAGCTCACTGTAATTACAATTGGTGGGCACTCAATGATACCAAAACTGCAAATGCTTACACACACAAAAGAGCAGGCAGAGAGTTATTTATTACAAGAAAAATGACCCAACCCAATGAACTCAACTTTGATAACAATGATACATGAGATCAGATGCAACATGGCACCTCAAATATTCCTTCCAACCACGCCCGACTATGGAACATGGTTTATTGATCTGATACAACAACAATCATGCGACTGATAAACTCGCTTATTGATTGATACAGTGAGTGGTCTGCTAGGCACAGAATAGGAAGAATGCTTTCGTCTCGGAAGGTCAAGCAAACCTAAAAATAGTGTACAACATCTCCACTGAAGCAGGAGCGAGCATTATCTTATCCTTGGTGAATCTGAAGACCTTGTCCACCGACCTCGACTTTGAAGCAGCGGAAACCATGCGATTCTAGCTCCGTGGTGACCTTCTCCAAAACTAACTTGGACAACACTGAAATTTATGATGTCAAGGAAGCATCGCTGCTAAGTCGGTAGATATAGACAAACggattatatatcaaaatgtttgttgAAACTAAAAAGAGTACCAAACATATATTAAGCATTCCAGATTAAACCAGCATACAAGAACTCTGAAAGTCTTGGTTTGCATGCATCTAACAGACCTATTCATTAAGTGGGCACAGTTGTACCACAGAGAAATTAAAGGATCTTGACAAGTACAAACCATCAGTAAGCATTAAGCAATTTCCAGTTCCTCCTTGCTACATTAATAAGTTTTGACAGAATTACTAAATAACAATTCAGAAAATCTTCACATGTAAAAATGTCAAGTGACAGGGATCTAGCTTTTACTGGCAAATCACTCTAATATTGACATTCTTCACTAACAGAATGCCAAAGACTGCATTTGTACACACTTTGATTTCTGGAAACATTCAGTTAAAATGTCATGAAGAAATCAACTGAaaggaaatgatgtgctggatctATGGTATTTTTAAGCGATATAAAAGCTACACAAGTAATAAGATATAAAAGGATACGAGTTGGTATCAACGTCAAAACACAGCCTCCACCACCAGCTCCGGTGAGCTTCGAGACCAAGTTATACTTCAATGTCGAGCGCAGCACGGTTTCTATAGAAGAATGGCTGACTCCCATGCACTGGAGCAACCCTTGGTTCATCTCCATGAGTTCTGCCAGCTTTTCTTCCTTTGAGGTCATGGCTATCTCATCAGTAGCAGCTAACTCGACAATGCTGGAAAGCTCTTCACTAATGGTGTTCACTGCATGGAAGACGGAAGCCATAGCATCGGGGTGCCTAGATGCTCTTTCAGACACACCAGCAACCAGAGCCTTGGTGTTCCTACCAACCCTTGTATCAGTAATGAGCATTTTGACTGGATTGCCAGATTTGAGGTTCGTCAATTCTCCCTTCTTGAATTTGATCATGCTTCCTAATAGTCACGTAGCAGAAGTATTTAAATCCCAATGACATGTAAAGTGATAGATACTCCAATTTAAGTTAAAAATACAAGATCTTTCTAGTATGAAATGACACGGGTGAGATTTTCATGACTGAACTCCTTTACTTACAGAATACTCATATTCAAGTTAAAAGTACAAGATGAGGCACACTTTAGTTGGCAATAACAGGCAGTTACCGATTTAACCTTTTAATGTTCAAAGGCAGCGGCACTGAGGAATAGGTTCATGAAACAACCACATATAACCTCAATACTGATTTCTCCACTACAGGAAAAAATCAAGTCACAACGGATTTTGGCGCGAATTGAAAGATTCTAACCAATCAAGAGGAACAACATACCGAAAGTGCTGACAGCGTTGTCAATGCCAGAAGGCTTGACATTTAGTTGGCAATAGATGGGACACACTTTACCGATTTAAACTTTTAACGTACTTACAGAATACTCATATTCAGGTTCATGAAACAACCACATATAACCACAATACTGATTTCTCCACAGGAAATATTGTAGTAGTTGTAACGCATTTTGGCGCGAATTGAAATATTTTGACCAATCAAGAGTAACAACATACCAAAAGTGCTGACAGCGTTGTCAATGCCAGAAGGCTTGCCATGAATGATCTTTTCCCCCTGGAACGCCCACGTGTTAACCAGCTCAAGATGATCCTTCCCCAACAATTGCCACTCTGTTCCGCCAACGGCGCCTTCAGGATGAACCACGCCTGCTGCCGTCAGCAGCGCGCCCGACAACGACACGGAGAACGCAGCCGACGAACCAAGCCCCGCGCCCATGGGCAGGCCAGAGCTCACCACGACCTTCCCAGGCCTACACCTGCACAAGAAGTTGCATCAAGTTTAGTGTCAGGAAGGTTCAGCATTACCACAAGATTTGATTTGGGGGAGTTGCCAGCCAACCGACCCCAGGATGGAGGTGTAGAGGTAGAGGAACGCGGAGAGGCCGGCGGAGAGCCAGATCTTGGCCTCGGGTATCTCGTGCAGCTCCACGAGCTTGGCAATGGCGGCCAGCTCCTCCGGGGAGCAGGGCCTCGGGGCCTGCAGCTCCGCCTTGCGGCAGGTCTCCCCCAGCGCCTCGAGGAGGCGCGAGCATGGCCACGAGAAGGCGAGGCCCGTGTCTGTCAGGTCGAcctccacctcgccggcgccgccatccCCTGCGAAAGACGAAGCAAACGGCGAAAGTAAGAGCGTCAGTGACGATCAGGAAGGAATCGAGAGTGGGATTCAGTTGTTAGGTCCGGGGAGGGGACCTGAGGGGGGCAGGTGGAGGGAGGACTGCGTGTagaggtcgatggcggcggcgacggcggaggagcCGTGGACGACGGCGTGCTCGCCGGCGAGGATGATCTTTCCGGGCGCGCGGGCGCGGATCTCCATCGATCCGAATCTTTCGGCCTCTCAGTACCTCCCTCGCGCTACTGCTGCCGCTGTGTGAtccgcgggcggcggtggcgcatAGGAAGTATCGCCCAACGTGGGGAAAGAATCAGAGGATCAAATAATGGCGCTCGTCCACTGCGCGCAgtaacgcggcggcggcggctgccgatGGGGGTGAGCTCGGGTAGGGTGGGCGCGCTGGCGGCTGGACGCTGGTCTCAGCTTCCTTTTGGGCGATGGACTGCGGAAGCAGTCACTGGTCGCCGGCGGCTGCCTGAACGCAGCGACGGGAACTCTTGATTAGGATTAGGATTAGCAGCCCCCTTGTCAAAATCTTCCTAAAAAAATCAGAAATCACCACGTTTGTTTGTCTAATTCTATGGAAAGAATGCCAGCATTTATGACATCAATTGAATATCATTAGATCCGTTGTAAAAGTATATATTTTTCCTATTTTATCTGTTTGACATTAAGAACACAGACAATATTTTTCAGCGAAATTAACCAAACACTAGAAAGTTTGGCCGTTAAAAAGGCAATATAGGTTTATATTTTAGAGCTCGATAAGCATTTCGGTTTTCAGCCGACCGGGTTAAATACCAACCAAGAAGTCTGGGTTAGATTCGGTCAGTAAGAGGTCGAGCATTCGATCATGGGAAATGGTTCTGTCTCTTGGTTATGGCTTCATCCCAGCATCATGATCCGGTCTTACAATCTCTTTTTTAAGGTTACTGTTATAGTGGAGTTGGTTTTTGAACGTTGGCCTTCACCCTTTGTCCCTAATTCGTTTGATTTTTCTCGTGTACGTCGCACCTCCTGCATTAACTcaacaaatcaaatcaaatctttatcaaaacctcaactaaatactTTCTCCTtttctaaatataagtatttttagagaatTTAATACAGACTACATGTGGATGTATCTAGacctattttagagtgtagattcactcattttgctacgtatgtagttcacattgaaatctctaaaaagacttatatttagaaatggagggagtaaaaaCTTACCCTGCCTTCACCTACCCATACCCTCACCCTTCCATGCAACCCCCTATCCCACTGGTGTGATGCCTCTCCACCCCTATCCGTTGGGCATGTCTCAACAATGGCAAGCGCCAAGGTGACACCCCTTCCCCTCTCTTTTTCCATCGAGATTCTTTTGTCCACCAGTGGTACGCCCAGCGAGGTGATGCCCCTCTCCTCCATGCATTAACTTGGGGTTCCTCTATCTTCTTTCCCTTGGCTAGCCGTGCTGGTGATTGAAAGGCGAGCGTTGGCAGGGTGAACTGTGGTGTATCCCTTTCCCCCATGCTCATGCCCCTATCATCTCTTTCCTTGTTGCTTTGATTCCTCCGATTGCGGGCTAGCAACCATCACTACATGATTTTTCTCTCTCTCTTCCATCCTCGATTGTCTGATGCTCCCGTGATGGATGGCATGGAAATCCCACTAAGTATTCCAGTTTCCTCGAGTGTCTTCCTTGCGACAAGGTACAGACCAATTTGTTGATGACCATATCAATTTTTTTTGCTTGAATCCTCATTGATTATAATATGATATTACATTGCATTTTAGCCCAATCAATGATTTTTCATCAGCTGTGTATGTCATTGTTGCCCAGCCCATACACCCCTCCTACACTGAGTAAACTTGAAGCCGCTTATCTTAATTCTAAGCTCTAAAATGTCATATTACTCACCTAGAAGTCTTAGATCCATGTTCTGACATGTCGGTATGATGTCCAAATTATAAGTAAAAATGATATGCTTTGATAAATACTGCCAATAAACGCTAGGGTGTGTCACTAAGTTCTAACTAAAAAAGTTTAGTTTGCCTTTTTTTACAAACAACTTCGGTTTTTCTCTTGGTATTACTGTTAGCTATGAGTAATGTGAAGATTAACTGCAGAACCTTGATGCAGAAAAGATCCACTAGAATAAGGTGGGTGTCAGCTATAGTTTGGCCGTGATTCCATGGTATAACCAATTTGGATGGATGTTCCACCTGTTTAGCTAAGAAATAATAGATACAAACGTGGACAATAGATCAATACGAAGATCATGAGTTGCCCCATATATAATGAAACCGCTAGTAGTTGCAGAAAGAAGATCGAAGAGGGACCTATGGAGAATGTAGCCAGAAATCTATAATGGAGTTAGACCACAACGACCGAACTAATTATCATCACCGAAAATCTTAGACTACTAAACACTACGCCTGCAACTAAATATAAAACTTTTTCAGTTCAAGTTGAACTGCAAACGTGTCTTATATTTAGTAACAGAGGCAGTAGAAAAGATTTGAAAATCATGGCATGGTTCTATTGGTGTTCAACCACTAGAATAcgtatatcccgttgcaacgcatgtgcAATTAGCTCTTTCTAAGATCTCACCATGCTTGAGGATGGGTCATAAAACTATTTTCTTCTTATGACCCATGTTTTTGCAACAACGAAGATGAAAAAAAAGCATATAATCTGTTCAATCTATGCATTTTTTGCTCATGTGATTTTTCCCTCATAAAATTAGGAATGCAAAATTTTTTCCCTAATGTGGTGTTTCTGAGGCCGAGCTCAAATGAGCtgggatgaacagtaaaatccaaaaaaaaattaaaacaaaaacaaaaaacttggacttcttttcttttttttgggggggggggaggtgcggcATTGACAAATGTTTTGATTGCTCACAAGACATCAACAAGGAATAAAATTGCTCACAAAATTTCAGCAAGGAATAAAATGCGTGGAcgtcgtggcaaaaaaaaaagcTTTTTTAAagtattttggagtgctgatttttTTTTGCCACAACTTCCAAGAATGTCATTTGATCATGAAATTTGCAAACACTGAAAACATTCGTCGAAGTTCGTCACAAcaacaaaaaaaaaatcagaaatttgtGATCCTGCTATGTTGGCCCCTAAATTCCATCTACCGCGTTATTAAAGTCCGTACCAATCATCATGTACGGTGGTACGTAGCATATGTACCGT is a window encoding:
- the LOC123047441 gene encoding mevalonate kinase; amino-acid sequence: MEIRARAPGKIILAGEHAVVHGSSAVAAAIDLYTQSSLHLPPSGDGGAGEVEVDLTDTGLAFSWPCSRLLEALGETCRKAELQAPRPCSPEELAAIAKLVELHEIPEAKIWLSAGLSAFLYLYTSILGCRPGKVVVSSGLPMGAGLGSSAAFSVSLSGALLTAAGVVHPEGAVGGTEWQLLGKDHLELVNTWAFQGEKIIHGKPSGIDNAVSTFGSMIKFKKGELTNLKSGNPVKMLITDTRVGRNTKALVAGVSERASRHPDAMASVFHAVNTISEELSSIVELAATDEIAMTSKEEKLAELMEMNQGLLQCMGVSHSSIETVLRSTLKYNLVSKLTGAGGGGCVLTLIPTLLSKLVLEKVTTELESHGFRCFKVEVGGQGLQIHQG